GATGTTTTGGCGGACTCAGGATCGATGTGCGACGGGTCCGGGTCCCATTCTTCTCCAAAGGCGATGATTTTCTGCTCGGTGAGAAGATATTCTTTGGAGCGGTATTTCTCATGCAGCTTGATATCTTCATAGTAGTATGATTCAGCCATGGGTATATTATAGTGGAACTGGCATCTATTTTCTCCCTCTGTCAGGAGGCATATTCAGGCCCGCAATACGTTTCTGAAAATATCCAGTGGTTGTGCTCCCACAATGCGATCCTTCCCCTCGATAATGAATGTCGGCGCTGCGCTTACGCCCAGTTTCAAGGCTTCCTTCTTTGCCTCATTCAGGACGGGTTTATAGGTTCCCTTCAACAGAGCGTTTTCCAGGGCGTTCCTATCCAGACCGGTCTGCTGCCCAATTTCGGCAAGGATTTCCAGATTGCCGATATTCTGTCCTTTCAGGTAGTAGGCATCGAACACGGCGCTGTGGAAGGCCTCAAAACGCCGATGTTCCTTGGCAAATTCGGCTGCTTCCAGGGCAAGCAGGGTCAAATCATTGAAGGTGATTCCAACGGGGGCTCCCAGCTGGCGAAGATGTCGGAGCATCCCTTGAACGTCTACCCTCCATGGCAACAGGTGAACCGGAGTTCCCTGGTGGGGTGTATCGGGATGGATTTCAAAGCCAAGCCACTCCACATGCAGATCGAACTCCAGTTGAAGCTTCTCGACAAGTCCCTTGCCGATGTAGCAGAAGGGTCAGATGTAGTCTGAGAAAATCCGTATTTCAATAGCCATCAGATTTCTCCTCTTTGGGAATGGCTTCGCTGCTCTCATTGTATCATTGCGAGCGTCTGTCGAGGGGATAGTGTTTCAGGGACTGTATGAATTGAACTTGATCATAAATCATGTGCCCGTTCACCGTCTTCTCGAAAGGCGATTGCGTGGAGCGAGATCACTTCGCGAGGGTGATGATCCCCAGCAGATCCAGCCCGCGGGTGATCATGCTGACGGCAATGGCGGCAAGCAGGAGGCTGAATACTCTGGATACGGCCTTGATCCCGCCCTGGCCCAGAATAGCCTGGATGCGCTCGCTGAACAGGAAGCTGATCCAGACAATCAGGATATTCAGGGCAAATCCCAGCAGAACCAGATAGAGAGGATAATCATTGGCCAGCAATAGCAGAGTGGTAATTGTGGCAGGCCCTACTGTCAGAGGGGT
Above is a window of Dehalococcoidia bacterium DNA encoding:
- a CDS encoding DsbA family protein, coding for MEWLGFEIHPDTPHQGTPVHLLPWRVDVQGMLRHLRQLGAPVGITFNDLTLLALEAAEFAKEHRRFEAFHSAVFDAYYLKGQNIGNLEILAEIGQQTGLDRNALENALLKGTYKPVLNEAKKEALKLGVSAAPTFIIEGKDRIVGAQPLDIFRNVLRA